DNA from Mesorhizobium loti R88b:
GGCCGTGGTGATGAGGCCGAGGCCTTCGGTGCGCGCCGTCGTCGCCAGTTCGGCGAGCTCGTCCTCGGCGTAGAAATGATGGTCCGGAAAGGGCCGGGAGAGAACCACCTCGCCGCCGGCCGCGCGCACTGTGTCGAAGAATTTGTCGGGATGGCCGATGCCGGCAAAGGCCAGGAACCGCCTTCCGGCAAGCCCGGCCTTGCTGCTTGGCTCGGTGTGGGCCTCGAAGATCGGACGGCCGGCACGCGCTGCCTGGCGCACAACGGCGTCGGCGGCGGTGCCCTCGCCCATTTTCAGCAGCCCGCTGGTGAAGACCAGCTGGTCGACGATCTTGGCCCTGAGCGGGCCGCCTGGAATGACGCGGCCATTGCCGATCCCGTAGCGGGCATCGACGACGACCAGCGCGTAATCGATATGGATGCGCGCGCTCTGAAAGCCATCATCCATGATCAGGAAATCGCAGCCGTGTTTCTCCAGCAGCAGCCGGGCGCCGGCGGCGCGGTTCGGCGTCACCGCGACTGGCGCGTGTTCGGCCAGCAGCAGCGGCTCGTCGCCGACATGCCTGGCGCTGTCGTGGTGAGAATCGACAACATGCGGCTCGGCGAAGGAGCCGCCATGGCCGCGTGACAGAAAACCGGGTTTCAGCTGCATGCGCTTCGCCTGTTGCGCGAGCGCGATGGCCACCGGCGTCTTGCCGGTGCCGCCGACTGTAAAGTTGCCGACGCAAAGGACGGGCGCCTCGATCTTCTCACGCCGAGCCCGCCGCATGCCACGGCCGGCAACGATCGCATAGACGGCCGACAGCGGCGACAGCGCCAGGACTTTCCAGTCCGGCTCTTCCCACCAGAATGGTGGTGCTTCGGAGGCCACGTTAGCGCCCGTTGGCGCCCTTCAGGCGCGACTTGACGACCAGCGGCTGGATGTAGGGTTCGAGCGATTTCAGCGTGCGCGCCAAGGCGCCGCGCATCTCATCGACGGTCGCGATGCCCGCCGCCATCATCTCGTGGCGCGCCACTTCATTGCTCAGCAGGAAATTGACCGCACCGGCCAGCATGTCGCGATCGCGCACCAGCTTGGCACCGCCGCTGTCGATCAGGCGCTGATAGGCTTCGCGAAAATTCTGCACATTGCGCCCGGCCAGAACCGCGGTATCGAGCATGGCCGGCTCAAGCGGATTCTGGCCGCCCTCCGAGGTCAGCGAACGGCCGACGAAGGCGATCTCGGTCAGCCGGAGATAAAGCCCCATCTCGCCGATCGTATCGCCGAGCAGGATATCGGTGTCGGCGGTGATCCTGTCACCTTTGCTGCGCCGCGCGACCTTCAGGCCCATGCCGGAAATCTGCGCGGCAAGCGCCTCGGCCCGATCGGGGTGGCGCGGAACGACGATGGTCAGCAGGCCGTGGTGACGCTTGTGCAGCGTCGCGTGGACTTCCGCCGCGACCACTTCCTCGCCATCATGGGTCGAGATCGCCGCCCAGGTCGGGCGGTCGCCAATCTGCCGCCGCAGCGTTGCCAATGCTCTTTCGTCGACCGGCGGCGGATTGGTGTCGACCTTGAGGTTGCCCGACACCGTGACCGGCCGGGCGCCGAGCGCGCGAAAACGCTCACCATCGACATCGGACTGGGCAACGACATGAGCGAGGTTCTCGAACAGCGCCTCGGCGATGTTGGCCCGCTTTTTCCACGAGCTGAACGAACGGTCGGAAAGCCTGCCATTGACCAGCACCTGCGGTACATGGCGCGCGCCAAGCTCTAGGATGGTCATCGGCCAGATCTCGGATTCGGCGATGATCGCCAGGTCCGGCCGCCAATGATCGAGGAACCGGCTGACCGCCGGTTTCAGATCAAGCGGCACATATTGGTGGATGATGCGGTCGCCGAGCCGCTCGTCGGCAACCTGGGCCGATGTCACGGTGCCGGTCGTCAGCACGATGTTGACGCCATAGTCGAGAATGCTCTCGACCAGCGGCACGACGGCTATGGTCTCGCCGACGCTCGCGGCATGGATCCAGATCACCGGTCCTTCGGGACGCGGGCGGCCGGCGACGCCGTAGCGCTCGCGGCGGCGGTTGCGATCCTCCTTGCCGCGCGAGGTGCGCCAGGCAACATAGGGCCCGACCAGCGGATAGGCGGCGGCACCCGCGAAACGGTATGCCGACAGCATGGCGCGCGCCCAGAGACCGCTCATCGCCGACCATCCACGAGACGATACGCCTCGGTCGTCGCGGCATTGAGCGCGGTGGTGATTTCCTGGCGCTTGCGCTCCATTTCGGCTTCATCGGCGTCCGCCGCCACGAAGATCGGCGTGCCGATGGTCACGGCGGAACGGCCGAACGGCAGGTTGATGGTGGTCTTGTCCCAGCTTTTTTGCAGCACCTTTCGGCGGCTTGTGGCGATGGCGACAGGCAGCAGAGGCCGGCCGGAAAGCCGCGCCAGGAGAACGATACCGAGCCCGGCGTCGCGCGGCGTGCCGTGCGGAATGTCTGCTATCATGGCGACGTTCTTGCCTGCACTGAGCGCCTTTTTGAGGGCGATAAGGGCCTTGGCCCCCCCCTTGTCGAGATGCCTGGCATTGTCACGCCCGCCGGACCCGCGCACCGCCTCGATGCCGAATTTTTCCAGCATCAGCGCGTTGAGCTCGGCATCGGCGCTGCGCGACACCATGGCGACCAGCGGTTTGCGCTTGGGGTAATAGGCCGGCGTCAACAGATGCTGGCCATGCCAAAGCGCGATGATGCCGGGCTCGAACTCCGCATACGCCCCAGCCGAAAAGCGTGCCGATCCGGCGACCAGCGGGCTGGTCAGGCGAACCAGCCGCACGAATTGCGCCAGCAGGCTGGCAATGGCGTTCTTGACGAATCGCGACTGGGCGAGCGGTTCGCGGACCTTGCGCCAGAACGCCTTGGTCGTGCGGCTGCCGCCCCTGCCCGTGGACGCGGCATCGCTGGCTGGCTCTTTCGCCAGGTCATGCTCCATCGAAGTCAACCGGCGACCTTGCTGTCGGGATCCAGCAGGCGGTGCAGATGAACGACGAAATAACGCATATGGGCATTGTCCACGCTGGCTTGCGCCTTGGCTTTCCACGCCGTGTGCGCGGTTTGATAGTCCGGATAAACGCCGACGATGTCGAGCGCGTCGAGGTCTCGGAACTCGGTACCGCCCAGTTTCTTCAGTTCGCCGCCGAACACCAGATGCAAAAGCTGTTTCTTCCCGTCTTCCGCGGTCATGTCGGTCCTTCACATATTGTGAGTTTGTGACAGGTCTAGACCAAAGCCGCCGACTTTGGAACCTTCGAAAATGCTTTCACGCATCCAGCCCGGCGATGACATCGACGAGCACCGCCAGCAATTCACCGCTGCCGGCGGCGAGCGCACCGTGGCGGGTCACCTCGCCGGCATAGAGCGGGGCGCGGCCATGCGGGTCGAGCAACTGGCCGCCGGCCTCGCGCAGGATCAGATCGGCGGCGGCGACATCCCAGTCATGGGCGTTCGGCTTGACGAAGGTGGCATCGAGCGTGCCATTGGCGATCATCGCCAGCCGGTAGGCCAACGAGGGGCTGTAGGGCGCCCGTGTCAGCCGCTCCTGCCAGCCGGCCGGCATCAGGTCGATCAACTGCTTCAACCCGGAAATCTCGGCCTTGTCGCCAAGCGAGCGCACCGCGATGCGCTTGCCGTTGCGGAATGCGCCCTGGCCTGGCAACGCCCAATAAGTCTCGTCCATCGCCGGGCATTCGAGCACGCCGGCGAGCGTGCGGCCATGCTCGACGACGGCAACGCTGACGCACCAGGTGCGCTGTCCCTCCAGGAAGCCGCGCGTGCCGTCGATCGGGTCGACGACGAAGGTGCGGCGGGCCGAAAGCCGGGCCGGGTCGTCGACCGTCTCTTCCGACAGCCAGCCATAATCCGGCCGCGCCGCCAGCAGCGTGCGGCGCAGGTAGGCGTCCGCCGCGTGATCGGCTTCGCTGACCGGCGAGGTGCCGCCCTTCATCCAGACCTGCGGGCTGTTGCCAAAGTAGCGCATGGCGATGAGACCCGCCTCGCGGGCGGCATCGCGCAGCAGCGGCAGATCATCGGCTACACCGGCAGTGGTCAGATCATGCTCCGGCAAGGGTCATGCCTTCGATCAGGAGCGTGGGTGAGGCCGTGCCGAAATTGCGGTCGAGGTCATCAGCCGGCACCATGGTAAGGAACATCGTCTTCAAGTTCGAAGCGATGGTGACTTCGGCGACCGGATAGGCCAGTTCGCCATTCTCGATCCAGAAGCCGGAAGCGCCGCGGCTGTATTCGCCGGTGATCATGTCGACACCCTGGCCGAACACTTCGGTGACATAGAAGCCGGTCTTGAGCGATTTGATCATGTCCTGCGGCGAGCGTTCGCCCGGCTCGATGGCAAGATTGGTGGAAGACGGCGAGACGGAAGAGCCGCCGCGCGCGCCGCGCCCGTTGGTGATCAATCCCAGTTCCCGCGCCGTCGAGGTCGACAGGAACCAGTGGTTGAGCACGCCCTTTTCGACCATGAGAAGCTTTTCGCCTTCAATGCCTTCGCCATCGAACGGGCGCGAGGCCTGACCGCGCGGCCTGAGCGGCTCGTCGGTGACAGTGATCGTGGATGCGGCCACCTGTTTGCCCATCATGTCGCGCAGGAACGAGGTCTTGCGCGCGACGGACGCGCCGTTGATGGCACCGGCAAGATGACCGGCGATGCCGCGCGCGACACGCGGATCGAACACCACGTCGACCGGTCCGGTTGCCGCCTTGCGCGCGCCGATGCGGCGGACGGCGCGTTCACCGGCCTTGCGGCCGATATCCTCTGCTGCATCGAGATCGGCAAAATGCTGGTGCGATGAGTATTCATAGTCGCGCTCCATGCCGGTGCCCTCACCAGCAATAACGCTGGCGGAGCGCGAAAAGCGCGAGGCGACATAGTGGCCGAGGAAGCCGTGCGAGGTGGCCAGCACCAGCCCGCCCAGCCCGGCACTGGCTCCACTGCCGGCCGAATTCGTCACGCCCTTGACGGCAAGGGCGGCGGCTTCCGCCGCGAGTGCGGCTTCCTTCAACTGGTCGGCGGAGACTTCGGTGGCGTCGAACAGGTCGAGATCGCGCGTTTGTTTCGCCAGCAGCGCCGGATCGGCCAGGCCCTGATAGGGATCCTGCGGCGACACTTTCGCCATCGCCACGGCGCGTTCGGCCAATGCAGTCGGGTCGGATGCGGCGGTGGCCGAGACGCTCGCCACCCTCTGGCCGACGAAGACGCGCAGCGAGACGTCCTCGGCCTCCGACGATTCGGTGGCCTCGACCTTGCCGAGCCGCACCGATACGCCGGTGGAGCGGCCGCGCACGGCGACCGCGTCGGCGGCATCGGCGCCAGCCTTCTTGGCGGCCTCGACCAGTGCTGCGACGCGGTCAGTCAGTTTTGCTGCTTCTGATGTATCGGCCATACCTGTATTCCTGCTGTTGCGGCCGGCGTTCGGCCGCTGCCCACCCATCTATTGTTCCGGTCTGGCTTGTGCAATGGCATAGGCTTCAATCAAAATGCATCGGTACATGGTTCCTATCGCGAACCCGGTGACGCATAACCAGTCTGCACGGAGCATTCGATGACGCCCTTCCATCTCGCCTTCCCAGTCCGTGATCTCGATGAAACCCGAACTTTCTATGGCGAAGTGCTGGGCTGCGCGATTGGCCGCTCGTCGGCGACCTGGGTCGATTTCGACCTTTTCGGCCACCAGATGTCGGCGCATCTACGGCCGCAGGCAGCTAAAGCCGCCAGCGACGGCAAGGTCGACGGCATTTTGGTGCCGATCCCGCATTTCGGCGCCGTGCTGTTGATGGACGACTGGCAGCGCCTGGCGACGCGGCTGGAAGCGCGCGACGACATAGACTGGCTGGAACGGCCGATGGTGCGCTTCAAGGGCGAGCCCGGCGAACAGGCGACGCTGTTCATCCGCGATCCCTCCGGCAACGCCCTGGAATTCAAAGGCTTTAGCTCGCTGGAACAAATTTTCGTGCATTGAGGTAGGCGCGACGTGACGCGCCCGGAGCTTAGGACTCAGCGACCGGCGTCCAGATGACATCCTCGATCTTCTGCGCGCCGGTCGCCAGCATGACCAGCCGGTCGAAACCAAGCGCGATGCCGCTGGCCTGCGGCATGATGGCAAGGGCTGCGAGAAAATCCTCGTCGAGCGGGTAGCGCTCGCCATAGATGCGCTGTTTCTCGTCCATCTCGAGGATGAAGCGCCGGCGCTGCTCCTCGGCATCGGTCAGTTCGCCAAAGCCGTTGGCGAGTTCGACACCGCAGCAATAGAGCTCGAAGCGCTCGGCAACGCGGGCATCCTTGGGGCTCGGCCGGGCGAGTGCCGCCTCTGCGACCGGATATTCGCACAGGATGGTCGAGCGCCCGATGCCCAGATTGGGTTCGATCTTTTCCACCATCACTCGGCTGAACAGGTCGGCCCAACTGTCGTCGGGCGCCGTGCGCAGGCCGGCTTGAACCAGGGCGGCGTGGAGAGCATCCCGGTCGGTGCCACCGTCAGCGCCGACCGTGGCCAGGAGATCGATGCCGGCATGGCGGATGAAAGCATCCGCCACCGTCAGCCGTTCCGGCTCAGTGAACGGATCGCAGTCGCGGCCCCGGAAGGAAAAGCGCGTGGCCCCTGCCCTTGTCGCGGCCAGCGCCAGCAGATCGGCGCAATCGCGCATCAGGCTCTCATAGGTCTCGCCCACCCGGTACCATTCGAGCATGGTGAATTCGGGATGGTGCAAGGGGCCACGCTCGCGGTTGCGATAGACCGGACCCAGGCTGAAAATACGCTCCTCGCCGGCGGCAAGCAGCTTCTTGCAGGCGAATTCGGGCGAGGTGTGGAGATAAAGCGGCGACCGCGCGCCATCCGGGCCGACCACTTCCGTGGCGAAGGCCGCCAGATGCGCCTCATTGCCGGGCGAAACCTGCAGGGCCGCCGTTTCCACCTCGATGAAATCGTGGCGAGCGAACCAGTCGCGCAAGGCAGCCTTCAAGCCGTTGCGCAGCAGCAGGCGCGGGCGGCGGTCGGCGTGAACGTCAGGCGTCCACCAGGGCGAAGCGGCGGTCATAGGCAGCCTGAAGGCGTGCTGGCGCACCTTGGGGGCTGGCGGTTCGCGCCAAGATGCGCTACCAGCGCCGCACAAGCCGGCAAATGCCCGTCAACTCTCGCAGGATTTAAAACCGTGGTGAAAGTCATCGCCAGTTCGCTCCGCAAAGGCAATGTCGTCGACAAGGACGGCAAGCTTTATGTGATCCTCTTTGCCGAAAACATCCACCCAGGCAAGGGCACGCCCGTGACGCAGCTCGACATGCGCCGCATCGGCGACGGGGTGAAGGTTTCGGAGCGCTACCGCACCACCGAACAGGTGGAGCGCGCCTATGTCGAGGAGCGCGAGCACACCTTCCTCTACGCCGACGGCGAAGGCTACCACTTCATGAACCCGGAAACCTACGACCAGGTGGCGGTGTCGGAAGCAGTTGTCGGCGACGCGGCGCCCTATCTGAAGGAAGGCATGCCGGTGCAGGTCTCGCAATTCAACGGCATCGCCATAGCCTTGGTGCTGCCGCAGCGCGCCACCTTCGAAGTGGTCGAAACCGAGCCGACGACCAAGGGCCAGACGGCCTCGTCCTCCTACAAGCCCGCCGTGCTCTCCAACGGCGTGCGCACCACCGTGCCGCCGCACATCGCGCCCGGCACCCGCGTGGTGGTGATGACGGCCGATGGCGCCTATGTGGAGCGGGCGAAGGACTGAGGAGCGGCTGTCACGAGCATCTCGCTCGCCGGCCGGCCTCTAGGACAATCGTTCCCGCTATGCGATGCGGCGTTCGAGCCCGCTTCGCCCTTCGGCGATGCACGCCACGATGTAAGCGGCATCCTGGCCGACGCCTGAGAACCGGCCCGAGCCCCAGGTCCACAGCCAGGGCAGACCGAGGAAATAGAGGTTGGGTGCGCGTTTCGAAACGCCGCGCCAGTGGTCGGGATAGCCACTGTCGTCAAGCACCGGTACATCGAGCCAGCCATAGTCGATTGAAAACCCCGTCGCCCAGATGACGGTGCGGATATTTTCCTGTTCGAGATCGATGGCAGGCGGCATTCCGCCAGGGGTCCATACCGGCACGTAGGGCGCCTCGACCGGCGCGTCG
Protein-coding regions in this window:
- the waaA gene encoding lipid IV(A) 3-deoxy-D-manno-octulosonic acid transferase yields the protein MSGLWARAMLSAYRFAGAAAYPLVGPYVAWRTSRGKEDRNRRRERYGVAGRPRPEGPVIWIHAASVGETIAVVPLVESILDYGVNIVLTTGTVTSAQVADERLGDRIIHQYVPLDLKPAVSRFLDHWRPDLAIIAESEIWPMTILELGARHVPQVLVNGRLSDRSFSSWKKRANIAEALFENLAHVVAQSDVDGERFRALGARPVTVSGNLKVDTNPPPVDERALATLRRQIGDRPTWAAISTHDGEEVVAAEVHATLHKRHHGLLTIVVPRHPDRAEALAAQISGMGLKVARRSKGDRITADTDILLGDTIGEMGLYLRLTEIAFVGRSLTSEGGQNPLEPAMLDTAVLAGRNVQNFREAYQRLIDSGGAKLVRDRDMLAGAVNFLLSNEVARHEMMAAGIATVDEMRGALARTLKSLEPYIQPLVVKSRLKGANGR
- a CDS encoding 3'(2'),5'-bisphosphate nucleotidase CysQ, with product MPEHDLTTAGVADDLPLLRDAAREAGLIAMRYFGNSPQVWMKGGTSPVSEADHAADAYLRRTLLAARPDYGWLSEETVDDPARLSARRTFVVDPIDGTRGFLEGQRTWCVSVAVVEHGRTLAGVLECPAMDETYWALPGQGAFRNGKRIAVRSLGDKAEISGLKQLIDLMPAGWQERLTRAPYSPSLAYRLAMIANGTLDATFVKPNAHDWDVAAADLILREAGGQLLDPHGRAPLYAGEVTRHGALAAGSGELLAVLVDVIAGLDA
- the efp gene encoding elongation factor P; this encodes MVKVIASSLRKGNVVDKDGKLYVILFAENIHPGKGTPVTQLDMRRIGDGVKVSERYRTTEQVERAYVEEREHTFLYADGEGYHFMNPETYDQVAVSEAVVGDAAPYLKEGMPVQVSQFNGIAIALVLPQRATFEVVETEPTTKGQTASSSYKPAVLSNGVRTTVPPHIAPGTRVVVMTADGAYVERAKD
- the epmA gene encoding EF-P lysine aminoacylase EpmA, translated to MTAASPWWTPDVHADRRPRLLLRNGLKAALRDWFARHDFIEVETAALQVSPGNEAHLAAFATEVVGPDGARSPLYLHTSPEFACKKLLAAGEERIFSLGPVYRNRERGPLHHPEFTMLEWYRVGETYESLMRDCADLLALAATRAGATRFSFRGRDCDPFTEPERLTVADAFIRHAGIDLLATVGADGGTDRDALHAALVQAGLRTAPDDSWADLFSRVMVEKIEPNLGIGRSTILCEYPVAEAALARPSPKDARVAERFELYCCGVELANGFGELTDAEEQRRRFILEMDEKQRIYGERYPLDEDFLAALAIMPQASGIALGFDRLVMLATGAQKIEDVIWTPVAES
- a CDS encoding DUF4170 domain-containing protein translates to MTAEDGKKQLLHLVFGGELKKLGGTEFRDLDALDIVGVYPDYQTAHTAWKAKAQASVDNAHMRYFVVHLHRLLDPDSKVAG
- the lpxK gene encoding tetraacyldisaccharide 4'-kinase translates to MASEAPPFWWEEPDWKVLALSPLSAVYAIVAGRGMRRARREKIEAPVLCVGNFTVGGTGKTPVAIALAQQAKRMQLKPGFLSRGHGGSFAEPHVVDSHHDSARHVGDEPLLLAEHAPVAVTPNRAAGARLLLEKHGCDFLIMDDGFQSARIHIDYALVVVDARYGIGNGRVIPGGPLRAKIVDQLVFTSGLLKMGEGTAADAVVRQAARAGRPIFEAHTEPSSKAGLAGRRFLAFAGIGHPDKFFDTVRAAGGEVVLSRPFPDHHFYAEDELAELATTARTEGLGLITTAKDAARLRHGASQDFLDRLEVLEIDTVFELDHVPERIIDETLDAWRQRKLKG
- a CDS encoding VOC family protein, with translation MTPFHLAFPVRDLDETRTFYGEVLGCAIGRSSATWVDFDLFGHQMSAHLRPQAAKAASDGKVDGILVPIPHFGAVLLMDDWQRLATRLEARDDIDWLERPMVRFKGEPGEQATLFIRDPSGNALEFKGFSSLEQIFVH
- a CDS encoding TldD/PmbA family protein produces the protein MADTSEAAKLTDRVAALVEAAKKAGADAADAVAVRGRSTGVSVRLGKVEATESSEAEDVSLRVFVGQRVASVSATAASDPTALAERAVAMAKVSPQDPYQGLADPALLAKQTRDLDLFDATEVSADQLKEAALAAEAAALAVKGVTNSAGSGASAGLGGLVLATSHGFLGHYVASRFSRSASVIAGEGTGMERDYEYSSHQHFADLDAAEDIGRKAGERAVRRIGARKAATGPVDVVFDPRVARGIAGHLAGAINGASVARKTSFLRDMMGKQVAASTITVTDEPLRPRGQASRPFDGEGIEGEKLLMVEKGVLNHWFLSTSTARELGLITNGRGARGGSSVSPSSTNLAIEPGERSPQDMIKSLKTGFYVTEVFGQGVDMITGEYSRGASGFWIENGELAYPVAEVTIASNLKTMFLTMVPADDLDRNFGTASPTLLIEGMTLAGA
- a CDS encoding lysophospholipid acyltransferase family protein, producing the protein MEHDLAKEPASDAASTGRGGSRTTKAFWRKVREPLAQSRFVKNAIASLLAQFVRLVRLTSPLVAGSARFSAGAYAEFEPGIIALWHGQHLLTPAYYPKRKPLVAMVSRSADAELNALMLEKFGIEAVRGSGGRDNARHLDKGGAKALIALKKALSAGKNVAMIADIPHGTPRDAGLGIVLLARLSGRPLLPVAIATSRRKVLQKSWDKTTINLPFGRSAVTIGTPIFVAADADEAEMERKRQEITTALNAATTEAYRLVDGRR